The genomic interval AGTACTTCTGGTTCCGGCGTTTATCTTTCAACCGATAACGGCAACAATTGGTCGTTCAAAAACAACGGCTTTCGGAGCCTTGCCATCCTGGCGCTCGCGCTCAATGCAAATGATCACATTTTTGCCGGCACCCATTGCACCGGTGTGTTTCGCTCAACGGACAATGCCGCGAGTTGGACGGCGATCAATACGAATTTACGATATACGAGTATTGTTTCCCTCGCGGCACAACAGACCACGGGATATGTTTTCGCCGGCAGTCATTGTGGCGGGATTTTCCGTTCTACCGATAGCGGCCAGAATTGGACATGGGCGGGCTTGCCGAATGCCTCGGTCACCGCTTTGGCCACCAATGTCAGCGGCGATATTTTTGCGGGCACCTCAGCCGGTGATCCTATCTTTGGAGCCCGAGGCAGAATTTTCCGTTCCACAGATAACGGGACTACTTGGGTAAACGTGAGCCCTGACGATGATTACTTTCTTTCATTCGCCTTCAGCCCCAGTGGCGAGCTTTATGCCGGTACCGGGTTTTATAGCCTGTGTGGCTTCCTGAATATTTGCGATTACGGCGATATCTATTATTCCAACAACAATGGGCAAAACTGGACTAAAATCGCTTCGATGTTGGATGATCATGTCCACGCTTTGGCCGTCAATGCCAGTGGCCGTGTCTTTGCTGGCACGCCTGAAGGTATCTATCGCCGCTCCGGGGAATTTTGGCAATACGTGCAAGGGCCTAATGTGCGCTCGCTGCTTGTTCATTCACCCACCGGGCATGTCTTTGCCGGCGCCTCGAATGGGATATTGCGCTCTATCGATGATGGGGGCAACTGGAACACGATCCACAGTCTACCGGGTAATTTCACCTGGGCGCTTGCCATGGATGCAAACGGGCATATTTATGCTGCCACCGAGAAGAGCGGCGTTCTCCGCTCCACTGACAATGGCGTGACATGGCAGTCGATCAGCACCGGTTTGACGATCAACGACATCCGGTCGCTTGCCCTCCATCATGCCAGCGGACAAATCTTCGCCGGTACGAATGGCCGAGGCGTTTTTCGGCATGAACAGCCAACGGCTGTAAGCGAAATTGCGTCTGAGATGCCCGCATCGTTTGAGCTGACGCAGAACTATCCTAATCCCTTTAATCCCTCGACCACGATCAAGTATGATCTGCCGCAGCAAGTCGAAGTCAAGTTGGTGATCTTCGACATGCTCGGCCGGCGCGTGCGTACGCTGGTGGCTCACCGCCAGCAAACCGGGCGCTACGCGATCACGTGGGATGGCCGCAACGACGCCGGCGAGCAGGTGCCGTCGGGTGTGTATCTCTACCGCATCGAGGCGGGTGACTTCCGCGCTGCACGGAGGCTAACGATGGTAAAGTAAGGCTGAATGGAGCTGCCACGCACTTCCAAAGTGCGTGGCAGATTGGATTGCAATGCTTCATGTCAAAGAAAGGAGTGCATTATGAAACCGAAATTC from candidate division KSB1 bacterium carries:
- a CDS encoding YCF48-related protein; the encoded protein is MKLAKFFLAGAFGFWLHANSASAQTINWQQTNGPLGGTVNEVAVNKTNGYIFAAVEGAGMVRSTDNGESWTFINSGLTNLNVQALAIKTNGDLFVGTNQGVFRSTNNGESWVHIYSGTTRTRNIQALAINAQSGEIFAGASFVNDGTVLRSTDNGATWAEFTNGLAKVGAMQAFAINSATGEIFTGTSTAGVLRSRDRGENWIPVNNGLTNLNVLALIATSTGTLFAGADSSVLKRGIFRSTNNGENWTPVLVTSRSVLSFALNSRGHIFASTSGSGVYLSTDNGNNWSFKNNGFRSLAILALALNANDHIFAGTHCTGVFRSTDNAASWTAINTNLRYTSIVSLAAQQTTGYVFAGSHCGGIFRSTDSGQNWTWAGLPNASVTALATNVSGDIFAGTSAGDPIFGARGRIFRSTDNGTTWVNVSPDDDYFLSFAFSPSGELYAGTGFYSLCGFLNICDYGDIYYSNNNGQNWTKIASMLDDHVHALAVNASGRVFAGTPEGIYRRSGEFWQYVQGPNVRSLLVHSPTGHVFAGASNGILRSIDDGGNWNTIHSLPGNFTWALAMDANGHIYAATEKSGVLRSTDNGVTWQSISTGLTINDIRSLALHHASGQIFAGTNGRGVFRHEQPTAVSEIASEMPASFELTQNYPNPFNPSTTIKYDLPQQVEVKLVIFDMLGRRVRTLVAHRQQTGRYAITWDGRNDAGEQVPSGVYLYRIEAGDFRAARRLTMVK